The Daucus carota subsp. sativus chromosome 9, DH1 v3.0, whole genome shotgun sequence genome window below encodes:
- the LOC108202739 gene encoding putative F-box protein At3g16210, translating into MIVIMALSLRRYSRSGDTGHLAQLLKQRINAGKERSMLIAMDKIDKLPESLIIEILSRLPVKDLLQFKSVCKSWYAMISSPNFVSKHLSNYYNNNDDWRGCLLVQDFITNAEIELVELLVDETPRVLACDKLCGVPMRCSFLSGPCDGLYYVYQYTGTRALWNPAIDEFKLLPDIICKPDLPKQFTYSSYEVFGFGFDHVIGDYKVVVMKGYWEVDPNDKSDLHHPVSVLVYSLKTDSWRYCGDLSKPYDLEMNYCYIYVNECCYWLGSLDNNSEVMISFDMASDSFRESDVPDSVPGYTQPSFKRLAVYDDSLALLSLHKTQKNFDIWTWSEGGCWTKKFILGPLPGVWTPVGHWKSNMLLLQCEDGTIFLFDPDTQERKDLAFQISTMCQGVFAYMESLVSIKGQTEAGQQSEGI; encoded by the exons ATGATTGTAATAATGGCTCTCTCCTTGCGACGCTACAGTAGGTCAGGTGACACTGGGCATTTGGCTCAACTGTTGAAACAAAG AATTAATGCAGGAAAAGAGAGATCAATGTTAATTGCAATGGACAAGATCGATAAATTGCCAGAAAGTTTGATTATCGAGATTCTGTCAAGGCTACCAGTAAAAGACCTGTTACAGTTTAAGAGTGTGTGCAAATCATGGTATGCGATGATTTCTAGCCCGAATTTTGTATCCAAACATCTAAGCAACTACTATAACAACAATGATGATTGGCGCGGTTGTCTCCTTGTTCAAGATTTTATTACAAACGCTGAAATTGAGTTAGTTGAGTTGCTTGTCGATGAAACTCCTCGAGTTTTAGCTTGTGATAAGTTATGTGGTGTGCCTATGCGTTGCTCTTTTCTTAGTGGTCCTTGTGATGGATTGTATTATGTGTATCAATATACGGGTACTCGTGCGTTGTGGAATCCGGCTATTGATGAGTTTAAGCTCTTGCCTGATATAATTTGTAAGCCTGATCTTCCTAAGCAGTTCACTTATTCTTCGTATGaggtttttggttttggttttgatcATGTTATCGGGGATTATAAGGTGGTTGTTATGAAAGGTTATTGGGAGGTTGATCCTAATGATAAAAGTGATCTCCACCATCCGGTGTCTGTACTTGTGTATTCATTAAAGACTGATTCGTGGAGGTATTGCGGAGATCTGTCTAAACCTTATGATTTAGAAATGAATTACTGTTACATATATGTGAATGAATGTTGTTACTGGTTGGGATCACTGGATAATAACTCTGAAGTGATGATTTCGTTTGATATGGCTAGTGATTCGTTCAGAGAGAGTGATGTTCCAGACTCTGTTCCAGGCTATACACAGCCAAGTTTTAAGCGTCTTGCAGTATATGACGATTCTCTTGCATTGTTGTCTCTCCATAAAACTCAGAAGAATTTTGATATTTGGACATGGAGTGAGGGGGGGTGTTGGACCAAGAAATTTATTTTGGGGCCGCTTCCTGGTGTTTGGACTCCTGTTGGTCACTGGAAGAGTAACATGCTCTTACTGCAATGTGAGGATGGTACGATTTTCTTATTTGATCCCGACACACAAGAAAGGAAAGATCTTGCATTTCAGATCAGCACAATGTGTCAAGGAGTGTTTGCATACATGGAAAGCCTGGTTTCTATCAAAGGTCAGACCGAGGCAGGGCAGCAGTCCGAGGGAATTTGA
- the LOC108202740 gene encoding putative F-box protein At3g16210 isoform X1 gives MALSLRRYSWSGDTGHLAQLLKQRIKAGKERSMLIAMDKIDNLPESLIIEILSRLPVKDLLQFKSVCKSWYAMISSPNFVSKHLSNYYNNNDDWRGCLLVQDFITNAEIELVELLVDETPRVLACDNLCGMPMSCSFLSGPCDGLYYVYQYTGTRALWNPAIDEFKLLPDIICKPDLPKQFTYSSYEVFGFGFDHVIGDYKVVVMKGYWEVDPNDRSDLHHPVSVLVYSLKTDSWRYCGDLSKAYDLEINYCYIYVNKCCYWLGSLDNNSEVMISFDMASDSFRESDVPDSVPGYTQPSFKRLAVYDDSLALLSLHKTQKNFDIWTWSEGGCWTKKFSLGPLPGVWTPVGHWKCNMLLLQCEDGTIFLFDPDTQERKDLAFQISTMCRGVFAYMESLVSIKGQTEAGQQSEGI, from the exons ATGGCTCTCTCCTTGCGACGCTACAGTTGGTCAGGTGACACCGGGCATTTGGCTCAACTGTTGAAACAAAG AATTAAGGCAGGAAAAGAGAGATCGATGTTAATTGCAATGGACAAGATCGATAATTTGCCAGAAAGTTTGATTATCGAGATTCTGTCAAGGCTACCAGTAAAAGATCTGTTACAGTTTAAGAGTGTGTGCAAATCATGGTATGCGATGATTTCTAGCCCGAATTTTGTATCCAAACATCTAAGTAACTACTATAACAACAATGATGATTGGCGCGGTTGTCTCCTTGTTCAAGATTTTATTACAAACGCTGAAATTGAGTTAGTTGAGTTGCTTGTCGATGAAACTCCTCGAGTTTTAGCTTGTGATAATTTATGTGGTATGCCGATGAGTTGCTCTTTTCTTAGTGGTCCTTGTGATGGATTGTATTATGTGTATCAATATACGGGTACTCGTGCGTTGTGGAATCCGGCTATTGATGAGTTTAAGCTCTTGCCTGATATAATTTGTAAGCCTGATCTTCCTAAGCAGTTCACTTATTCTTCGTATGaggtttttggttttggttttgatcATGTTATCGGGGATTATAAGGTGGTTGTTATGAAAGGTTATTGGGAGGTTGATCCTAATGATAGAAGTGATCTCCACCATCCGGTGTCTGTACTTGTGTATTCATTAAAGACTGATTCGTGGAGGTATTGCGGAGATCTGTCTAAAGCTTAtgatttagaaataaattactGTTACATATATGTGAATAAATGTTGTTACTGGTTGGGATCACTGGATAATAACTCTGAAGTGATGATTTCGTTTGATATGGCTAGTGATTCGTTCAGAGAGAGTGATGTTCCAGACTCTGTTCCAGGCTATACACAGCCAAGTTTTAAGCGTCTTGCAGTATATGACGATTCTCTTGCATTGTTGTCTCTCCATAAGACTCAGAAGAATTTTGATATTTGGACATGGAGTGAGGGGGGGTGTTGGACCAAGAAATTTAGTTTGGGGCCGCTTCCTGGTGTTTGGACTCCTGTTGGTCACTGGAAGTGTAACATGCTCTTACTGCAATGTGAGGATGGTACGATTTTCTTATTTGATCCCGACACACAAGAAAGGAAAGATCTTGCATTTCAGATCAGCACAATGTGTCGAGGAGTGTTTGCATACATGGAAAGCCTGGTTTCTATCAAAGGTCAGACCGAGGCAGGGCAGCAGTCCGAGGGAATTTGA
- the LOC108202740 gene encoding putative F-box protein At3g16210 isoform X2, translating to MLIAMDKIDNLPESLIIEILSRLPVKDLLQFKSVCKSWYAMISSPNFVSKHLSNYYNNNDDWRGCLLVQDFITNAEIELVELLVDETPRVLACDNLCGMPMSCSFLSGPCDGLYYVYQYTGTRALWNPAIDEFKLLPDIICKPDLPKQFTYSSYEVFGFGFDHVIGDYKVVVMKGYWEVDPNDRSDLHHPVSVLVYSLKTDSWRYCGDLSKAYDLEINYCYIYVNKCCYWLGSLDNNSEVMISFDMASDSFRESDVPDSVPGYTQPSFKRLAVYDDSLALLSLHKTQKNFDIWTWSEGGCWTKKFSLGPLPGVWTPVGHWKCNMLLLQCEDGTIFLFDPDTQERKDLAFQISTMCRGVFAYMESLVSIKGQTEAGQQSEGI from the coding sequence ATGTTAATTGCAATGGACAAGATCGATAATTTGCCAGAAAGTTTGATTATCGAGATTCTGTCAAGGCTACCAGTAAAAGATCTGTTACAGTTTAAGAGTGTGTGCAAATCATGGTATGCGATGATTTCTAGCCCGAATTTTGTATCCAAACATCTAAGTAACTACTATAACAACAATGATGATTGGCGCGGTTGTCTCCTTGTTCAAGATTTTATTACAAACGCTGAAATTGAGTTAGTTGAGTTGCTTGTCGATGAAACTCCTCGAGTTTTAGCTTGTGATAATTTATGTGGTATGCCGATGAGTTGCTCTTTTCTTAGTGGTCCTTGTGATGGATTGTATTATGTGTATCAATATACGGGTACTCGTGCGTTGTGGAATCCGGCTATTGATGAGTTTAAGCTCTTGCCTGATATAATTTGTAAGCCTGATCTTCCTAAGCAGTTCACTTATTCTTCGTATGaggtttttggttttggttttgatcATGTTATCGGGGATTATAAGGTGGTTGTTATGAAAGGTTATTGGGAGGTTGATCCTAATGATAGAAGTGATCTCCACCATCCGGTGTCTGTACTTGTGTATTCATTAAAGACTGATTCGTGGAGGTATTGCGGAGATCTGTCTAAAGCTTAtgatttagaaataaattactGTTACATATATGTGAATAAATGTTGTTACTGGTTGGGATCACTGGATAATAACTCTGAAGTGATGATTTCGTTTGATATGGCTAGTGATTCGTTCAGAGAGAGTGATGTTCCAGACTCTGTTCCAGGCTATACACAGCCAAGTTTTAAGCGTCTTGCAGTATATGACGATTCTCTTGCATTGTTGTCTCTCCATAAGACTCAGAAGAATTTTGATATTTGGACATGGAGTGAGGGGGGGTGTTGGACCAAGAAATTTAGTTTGGGGCCGCTTCCTGGTGTTTGGACTCCTGTTGGTCACTGGAAGTGTAACATGCTCTTACTGCAATGTGAGGATGGTACGATTTTCTTATTTGATCCCGACACACAAGAAAGGAAAGATCTTGCATTTCAGATCAGCACAATGTGTCGAGGAGTGTTTGCATACATGGAAAGCCTGGTTTCTATCAAAGGTCAGACCGAGGCAGGGCAGCAGTCCGAGGGAATTTGA